From Penaeus vannamei isolate JL-2024 chromosome 37, ASM4276789v1, whole genome shotgun sequence, one genomic window encodes:
- the LOC138859694 gene encoding uncharacterized protein: MSRNLALQLAAILAMATNATAISRTTRFVQMGNTSAHGDVLSVVRVGSNVQCGSTCSRPSCVGYFLEVMEDGLLCTAFSSVANLTDHNGTNFYCADCYGKGERCSSDDQCTTLTECSRCDPDSLTCQCQSWCQDEGLKCVPRPVAIGGACQLDEQCLALVENAHCSGGVCACAPDFIQEGLLCRFDYAAHGFTPYEGRVVKHRASADGLLSWNGAVDYCAGLHAALFRPRTASEWDWLVAEGKSSVLAVGIYFPVNDKDTEGEVLWNDGSSAAGASVIKWEFPEGGNTAITDCTALTWTLVTPAKASFILCGLAHAFAVVCEASGQGL, encoded by the exons ATGTCTCGGAATCTCGCTCTACAGCTGGCGGCGATCTTGGCAATGGCGACCAACGCGACGGCGATTTCACGGACGACGAGATTTGTCCAAATGGGGAATACCTCCGCTCATGGAGACGTCCTCTCCGTCGTGAGG GTCGGGAGCAACGTGCAGTGTGGGTCGACCTGTTCTCGGCCTTCTTGTGTGGGCTACTTCCTTGAGGTCATGGAAGACGGTCTCCTGTGCACCGCCTTCTCCTCGGTTGCCAACTTGACCGACCATAACGGCACAAATTTCTACTGTGCAG ACTGCTACGGGAAGGGCGAGAGGTGCAGCAGCGACGACCAGTGCACGACCCTGACCGAATGTTCTCGCTGCGACCCCGACTCCCTCACCTGCCAGTGCCAGTCGTGGTGCCAGGACGAGGGACTAAAATGCGTGCCCC GACCCGTGGCCATCGGCGGGGCGTGCCAGCTGGACGAGCAGTGCCTCGCGCTCGTCGAGAACGCGCACTGCAGCGGAGGCGTCTGCGCCTGCGCGCCCGACTTCATCCAGGAGGGCCTCTTGTGCAGATTCG ACTACGCCGCCCATGGCTTCACGCCCTACGAGGGCCGCGTCGTCAAGCACCGGGCGAGCGCGGACGGCTTGCTCTCCTGGAACGGCGCCGTCGACTACTGCGCCGGCCTCCACGCCGCTCTGTTCCGGCCCCGAACCGCCTCGGAGTGGGACTGGCTCGTGGCGGAAGGGAAGAGCTCTGTGCTCGCCGTCGGGATCTACTTCCCCGTCAACGACAAGGACACCGAGGGGGAGGTGCTGTGGAACGACGGCTCAT CTGCTGCAGGAGCATCGGTCATCAAGTGGGAGTTTCCGGAGGGAGGCAACACGGCCATCACCGACTGCACGGCGCTCACCTGGACGCTGGTCACTCCCGCCAAGGCCTCGTTCATCCTCTGCGGGTTGGCCCACGCCTTCGCCGTCGTCTGCGAGGCGAGTGGACAGGGACTCTGA